Proteins encoded by one window of Candidatus Sumerlaea chitinivorans:
- a CDS encoding Aspartate-semialdehyde dehydrogenase: MKLNVAIMGATGAVGQEMLRTLEMRHFPCTSLKLLASERSVGKKFPFRGRLVPVEKLTPESFEEIDIVLASAGASVSREFVPYAVKAGAVVVDNTSAFRMEPDIPLVVPEVNADALANHKGIIANPNCSTAQMVVAIAPIHRAVGIKRLVISTYQSVSGTGQKAIDECLRQTREILLEGKKEVERKVYPHQIAFNVLPHIDVFLENGYTKEEMKMVNETRKILGDQSIAITATTVRVPVIRGHSESVNIETHKKITASEVRELLAKAPGVVVVDDPKNCDYPTPIYAEGRDETYVGRIREDISNPNGIEMWIVSDNLRKGAALNAVQIAEELIARKLIRAAQ, encoded by the coding sequence ATGAAACTCAACGTTGCGATTATGGGTGCCACCGGCGCGGTGGGGCAAGAAATGCTCCGCACGCTTGAAATGCGGCATTTCCCGTGTACGTCGCTCAAATTATTGGCGAGCGAGCGCTCAGTAGGAAAAAAGTTCCCATTTCGGGGCCGACTCGTACCCGTCGAAAAGCTCACCCCAGAGAGCTTTGAGGAAATTGACATTGTGCTGGCCTCGGCCGGTGCATCGGTGAGCCGCGAATTCGTGCCCTATGCAGTGAAGGCCGGCGCGGTAGTGGTGGACAATACCAGCGCCTTCCGCATGGAACCCGACATCCCGCTGGTGGTCCCAGAGGTGAATGCAGATGCGTTGGCCAACCACAAAGGCATCATCGCCAATCCAAACTGCTCGACCGCTCAGATGGTGGTGGCGATCGCACCGATTCATCGGGCTGTGGGAATCAAGCGGTTGGTTATCTCCACTTACCAGTCGGTGAGTGGCACGGGCCAAAAGGCGATTGATGAGTGCTTGCGCCAAACGCGGGAGATTCTGCTCGAAGGCAAAAAGGAAGTCGAACGCAAGGTTTATCCCCATCAGATCGCGTTCAACGTGCTGCCGCACATTGATGTGTTTTTGGAAAACGGATACACGAAAGAAGAGATGAAGATGGTCAACGAGACGCGAAAGATTCTCGGCGACCAAAGCATCGCGATCACAGCGACAACCGTGCGTGTCCCCGTCATTCGCGGCCATAGTGAGTCGGTGAATATCGAGACCCACAAGAAGATCACCGCTTCGGAAGTGCGCGAATTGCTTGCCAAAGCGCCGGGGGTTGTCGTGGTGGATGACCCGAAGAATTGCGATTATCCGACTCCAATTTACGCGGAGGGACGCGACGAGACCTACGTTGGCCGCATTCGAGAAGATATTTCGAATCCCAACGGCATCGAAATGTGGATCGTCAGTGACAACTTGCGGAAGGGTGCGGCGTTGAACGCTGTGCAGATCGCAGAAGAGCTCATTGCCCGCAAACTGATCCGGGCCGCACAGTAG
- a CDS encoding DNA gyrase subunit B, giving the protein MSKAVRESSQTYDASSIRILEGLEAVRKRPAMYIGSTGPQGLHHLVYEVVDNSIDEALAGYCKNIEVVIHIDNSVTVTDDGRGIPVEPHPERKNQSTLEVVMTVLHAGGKFEKEAYKFSGGLHGVGVSVVNALSEWLEVTVRRDGAIYRMRFERGVTKTPLEKVGPAKKTGTSVRFKPDAMIFETIEFNYDTLANRLRELAFLNKGITITLRDERGEGRSHQFRYEGGIVEFVKQLNTGKNVINPKPIYFHKTRQVTKPTLDGGEILEDVDVEVCMQYTDLFTENFYSFVNNIHTTEGGTHVMGFRKALTRTLNEYARKNDLLKKLTNGKDKQGEGLTGDDVREGLTCVLSLKISDPQFESQTKIKLGNTEVAGIVEQIVNEALSEYLEENPSIARKIIERCVLAAMARVASRKAKEIVRKGALEGGTLPGKLADCSEKDPERAELYIVEGDSAGGSAKQGRDRHFQAILPIRGKLINVERASVDKMLSNAEIRTIVSALGTGIRDSFDITKLRYGKCIIMTDADVDGAHIRTLLLVFFYRYLPELIVQGRVYIAQPPLYKIKKGKVEQYLQRDEDKDRFLLVNGSEEATLFLRGNGKNGASDPIRRSELLQVLETIMALEQLDRTLQRKGLSLREYISRRASDPQKRWPLGLFVDGEVHKFAFTEEEFSRLADEVEPQALPEPPKKEKPKGAQAIQEELALDASAEVEQDDDEPVQRRYECTDLHAEAEQIAELARRLQRANIDIGLYDLAPGDQYKLTNDQAPFRIEADKQTYYAHSLRNVLEIVKEIGKKGVVIQRYKGLGEMNPQQLWETTMDPARRTLIKVNLEMVGDYEAEEVISTLMGDDVEKRRRFIQRHAPEVRNLDI; this is encoded by the coding sequence ATGAGTAAAGCTGTCCGAGAAAGCTCGCAAACCTACGACGCCTCCTCGATTCGAATTCTTGAAGGTCTTGAAGCGGTCCGCAAGCGACCGGCCATGTACATTGGCTCCACCGGACCGCAGGGGCTCCATCACCTCGTGTACGAGGTCGTGGATAACTCCATCGACGAAGCCTTAGCCGGTTATTGCAAGAACATCGAGGTTGTGATCCACATCGACAACTCGGTGACCGTCACCGACGATGGGCGCGGAATCCCGGTCGAACCTCACCCAGAACGCAAAAACCAATCCACTTTGGAAGTCGTGATGACGGTTCTCCATGCCGGCGGAAAATTTGAAAAGGAAGCCTACAAGTTCTCGGGCGGTCTCCACGGGGTGGGTGTCAGTGTTGTCAACGCATTGAGCGAGTGGCTCGAAGTGACAGTGCGGCGGGATGGGGCCATTTATCGAATGCGCTTCGAGCGCGGTGTCACAAAGACCCCGTTGGAAAAAGTCGGTCCTGCCAAAAAGACGGGCACAAGCGTGCGCTTCAAGCCCGACGCGATGATTTTTGAGACCATCGAGTTTAACTATGATACGTTAGCCAACCGCCTCCGTGAGCTCGCGTTTCTCAACAAAGGGATCACGATCACGCTTCGCGACGAGCGGGGCGAGGGCCGGAGCCATCAGTTCCGCTATGAAGGCGGAATTGTGGAGTTCGTTAAGCAGCTCAACACGGGAAAGAACGTTATCAATCCGAAGCCCATCTATTTCCACAAAACCCGTCAGGTGACCAAGCCCACCCTCGATGGCGGAGAGATCTTAGAGGACGTGGACGTCGAAGTGTGCATGCAGTACACAGACCTCTTCACCGAAAACTTCTACTCGTTCGTGAATAACATCCACACGACGGAAGGTGGAACCCATGTGATGGGCTTCCGCAAAGCCCTCACCCGCACTCTGAACGAGTACGCCCGCAAAAACGACCTACTAAAGAAGCTAACGAACGGCAAGGACAAGCAAGGCGAAGGTCTTACAGGTGACGATGTTCGCGAGGGCCTCACGTGCGTTCTTTCCCTGAAAATCAGCGATCCACAATTTGAAAGTCAGACGAAGATCAAGCTCGGGAATACCGAAGTTGCAGGGATCGTCGAGCAAATCGTAAACGAGGCGCTCTCCGAATATCTGGAGGAAAACCCCTCGATCGCTCGCAAGATCATCGAGCGATGCGTGCTGGCGGCCATGGCACGCGTGGCGTCGCGTAAGGCGAAAGAAATCGTGCGCAAAGGGGCACTGGAGGGTGGCACGCTCCCCGGCAAACTTGCCGATTGCTCAGAGAAGGATCCTGAGCGCGCAGAACTCTACATCGTCGAGGGCGATAGCGCCGGCGGTAGCGCCAAACAGGGCCGCGATCGTCACTTTCAGGCGATTCTGCCGATTCGCGGAAAGCTCATTAACGTGGAGCGCGCGAGTGTCGACAAGATGCTCTCCAACGCCGAGATTCGCACCATCGTCTCCGCCCTTGGAACCGGCATCCGAGATAGTTTCGATATCACGAAGCTTCGCTACGGCAAATGCATCATCATGACCGATGCGGACGTGGACGGCGCGCACATCCGCACACTCCTGCTGGTCTTCTTCTACCGCTACCTACCCGAACTGATTGTTCAAGGACGCGTCTACATTGCCCAGCCCCCTCTCTACAAGATTAAGAAGGGCAAAGTGGAACAATACCTCCAGAGGGACGAAGACAAGGATCGTTTCCTGCTCGTAAACGGAAGTGAGGAAGCTACACTGTTCTTGCGCGGCAACGGCAAAAACGGAGCCAGCGACCCAATTCGCAGGTCTGAGCTCCTTCAGGTGCTTGAAACCATTATGGCCTTGGAGCAGCTCGACCGCACACTGCAACGAAAAGGGTTATCGCTGCGCGAGTACATTTCCCGCCGCGCCAGTGATCCCCAGAAGCGGTGGCCGCTGGGTCTCTTCGTAGATGGCGAGGTGCACAAATTTGCCTTCACCGAAGAAGAATTCTCACGATTAGCGGATGAAGTGGAACCTCAGGCATTGCCCGAGCCACCCAAAAAGGAGAAGCCAAAAGGCGCTCAGGCCATTCAGGAAGAATTAGCATTGGATGCTTCAGCGGAAGTGGAGCAGGACGACGACGAGCCTGTGCAACGTCGCTATGAGTGCACGGATTTACACGCGGAAGCGGAGCAAATCGCCGAGCTTGCCCGACGCCTTCAACGCGCGAATATCGACATTGGGTTGTACGACCTCGCACCGGGCGATCAATACAAGCTGACAAACGATCAAGCACCGTTCCGCATCGAGGCAGACAAGCAGACCTACTACGCGCACTCACTTCGCAACGTGTTGGAGATCGTCAAGGAGATCGGTAAGAAAGGCGTCGTCATCCAACGCTACAAAGGTCTGGGTGAAATGAATCCCCAGCAACTTTGGGAAACCACAATGGATCCCGCGCGACGCACCCTTATCAAGGTCAACCTCGAGATGGTGGGTGATTACGAAGCGGAAGAAGTGATTTCGACGCTTATGGGTGATGATGTCGAGAAGCGCCGCCGCTTCATTCAGCGCCATGCCCCAGAGGTTCGCAACTTGGACATTTGA
- a CDS encoding Glycosyl transferase, family 2, which produces MVGGAFRFCLRGNDLFYRLVTFAVNLRSRVVHRVYGDQGIFVRTSIFQQVGGFRDLGFCEDVDLVLRLRKMGRFVLLPQVVETSARTWVRYGKLRTTLYHIRELFRYEFLRRTGKLPPWPEPEEPQKAPAETASEAMNLDEKREPAQPHL; this is translated from the coding sequence GTGGTTGGGGGAGCGTTCCGGTTTTGCCTCCGCGGGAACGATCTCTTTTATCGGCTGGTAACCTTTGCTGTAAATCTGCGGTCTCGGGTGGTCCACCGCGTCTACGGCGATCAAGGAATCTTTGTGCGCACCTCTATTTTCCAGCAGGTCGGCGGTTTTCGCGATTTGGGCTTCTGCGAGGATGTGGATCTCGTGCTCCGGCTTCGGAAGATGGGGCGATTCGTTCTTTTGCCGCAGGTTGTGGAAACCAGCGCTCGCACCTGGGTGCGCTATGGAAAACTTCGCACGACCCTATATCACATCCGCGAATTGTTCCGTTATGAGTTTCTGCGCCGGACCGGCAAATTGCCCCCATGGCCTGAACCCGAGGAGCCTCAAAAAGCCCCCGCTGAAACAGCATCCGAAGCGATGAATCTCGACGAAAAAAGGGAGCCAGCCCAACCGCATCTGTAA